A genomic stretch from Mycobacterium cookii includes:
- a CDS encoding glycerol-3-phosphate dehydrogenase/oxidase, whose protein sequence is MTSPALNAARRTADLTALADGAPTDVVVIGGGITGVGIALDAVSRGLRVTLVEKHDLAFGTSRWSSKLVHGGLRYLATGNVGIARRSAVERGILMTRNAPHLVRAMPQLVPLLPSMGRMERALVRAGFLAGDVLRKTAGTPGSVLPGSQRVSAQRTIEMAPAVRRDGLDGGLLAYDGQLIDDARLVTAVARTAAQRGARILTYTSASEATGTSLRLMDQRTGESFDIAARAVINATGVWAGEIDPSLKLRPSRGTHLVFDAKALGNPAAALTIPIPGELNRFVFAMPEQLGRVYLGLTDEEAPGPIPDVPQPTSGEIGFLLDVVNTALDISLGDADVIGAYAGLRPLIDTGAGHTADVSRDHAVVESESGVVSVIGGKLTEYRYMAEDVLNRAIELRGLVAGECQTRDLPLVGAPANPGSTTAPMAGLPESLVLRYGAEAANVIAESTCERAVEPVADGIDVTRAEFEYAVTHEGALTVDDIVDRRTRIGLVVGDRERVIGIAEEFLSRFGRGEHDTIERN, encoded by the coding sequence GTGACATCGCCCGCCCTGAACGCCGCCCGCCGCACCGCCGATCTGACTGCGCTGGCCGACGGCGCCCCGACCGACGTCGTCGTGATCGGCGGCGGCATCACCGGCGTCGGCATCGCGCTGGACGCGGTCTCCCGCGGCCTGCGGGTGACGCTGGTGGAAAAGCACGATCTGGCGTTCGGCACCAGCCGGTGGAGCTCGAAGCTGGTCCACGGCGGGCTGCGGTATCTGGCGACCGGCAATGTCGGCATCGCCCGGCGCAGTGCCGTCGAACGCGGAATCCTAATGACACGCAACGCCCCACACCTGGTGCGCGCCATGCCGCAGCTGGTGCCGTTGCTGCCGTCGATGGGACGGATGGAGCGGGCTTTGGTGCGGGCCGGTTTCCTCGCTGGCGACGTGTTGCGGAAGACGGCGGGTACGCCGGGGTCGGTTCTGCCTGGCTCGCAACGTGTTTCGGCGCAGCGCACCATCGAGATGGCGCCGGCCGTTCGGCGCGACGGGCTGGACGGCGGCCTGCTGGCTTACGACGGGCAACTGATCGACGACGCTCGACTGGTCACCGCTGTCGCGCGCACCGCGGCTCAGCGCGGCGCCCGGATCCTGACGTACACCTCGGCTTCCGAGGCCACCGGCACGTCGCTGCGGTTGATGGATCAGCGCACCGGCGAATCCTTCGACATCGCCGCGCGGGCTGTCATCAACGCCACCGGGGTGTGGGCCGGGGAGATCGACCCGTCGTTGAAGCTGCGGCCCAGCCGAGGAACCCACCTGGTCTTCGACGCCAAAGCCCTCGGTAATCCTGCTGCGGCGCTGACGATTCCGATCCCCGGCGAGCTCAACCGGTTCGTGTTCGCCATGCCCGAGCAGCTGGGACGAGTGTACCTGGGACTGACCGATGAGGAGGCGCCCGGCCCGATACCCGATGTGCCCCAACCGACATCGGGGGAGATCGGCTTTCTGCTCGACGTGGTGAACACCGCGCTGGACATCTCGCTGGGCGACGCCGACGTGATCGGCGCGTACGCGGGCCTGCGGCCGTTGATCGACACCGGGGCCGGCCACACCGCCGACGTCTCGCGTGATCATGCCGTCGTCGAGTCCGAGTCGGGGGTGGTCAGCGTGATCGGCGGCAAGCTGACCGAGTATCGGTACATGGCGGAGGACGTGCTGAACCGCGCGATCGAGCTGCGGGGACTGGTCGCCGGCGAGTGCCAGACCCGCGATCTGCCATTGGTCGGTGCCCCGGCGAATCCGGGGTCGACGACCGCGCCGATGGCCGGCCTGCCCGAATCGCTGGTGCTGCGCTACGGGGCCGAGGCGGCCAACGTCATCGCCGAATCGACCTGTGAGCGCGCCGTCGAACCGGTGGCCGACGGAATCGACGTCACCCGTGCCGAATTCGAGTATGCCGTCACCCACGAGGGCGCGTTGACCGTCGACGACATCGTCGACCGCCGCACCCGGATCGGGCTGGTAGTCGGCGATCGGGAACGCGTGATCGGAATCGCCGAGGAGTTCCTGTCCCGGTTCGGCCGGGGTGAGCACGATACCATCGAACGGAACTAA
- the acpM gene encoding meromycolate extension acyl carrier protein AcpM, with amino-acid sequence MSVSQEEIIAGIAEIIEEVTGIEPSEITPEKSFVDDLDIDSLSMVEIAVQTEDKYGVKIPDEDLAGLRTVGDVVNYIQKLEEENPEAAQALRAKFEAESPSQVEADHQ; translated from the coding sequence GTGTCCGTCAGCCAGGAAGAAATCATCGCCGGGATCGCTGAGATCATCGAAGAGGTCACCGGTATCGAGCCGTCGGAGATCACCCCGGAGAAGTCCTTCGTCGATGACCTTGACATCGACTCGCTGTCGATGGTCGAGATCGCGGTGCAGACCGAAGACAAGTACGGCGTGAAGATCCCGGACGAGGACTTGGCCGGCCTGCGCACCGTCGGTGACGTGGTCAACTACATCCAGAAGCTCGAGGAAGAGAACCCCGAGGCCGCCCAGGCGCTGCGCGCGAAGTTCGAGGCGGAGAGCCCTTCGCAGGTGGAAGCAGACCACCAGTGA
- a CDS encoding PucR family transcriptional regulator has translation MPDKKLPAPRSTLELLDNVPESLLRRLKQYSGRFSTQAVAAMQDRLPFFAELEASQRASLALVVQTAVANFVEWMTDPDSNVNYTARAFELMPQDLTRRMPLRHSVDMVRVTMEYFEEVAPLLTRDEEQLTALTLGILKYSRDLAFSAATAYADAAEARGTWDSRMEASVVDAVVRGDTGPELLSRAAALNWDTTAPATVVVGTPPAGQESSASQDVRDIATHHGRAALTDVHGTYLVAIVSGQLTQTDKVFGALLDAFSDGPVVIGPTAPMLTAAYHSASEAISGMNAVAGWQGAPRPVLARELLPERALMGDASAVAALHTDVMRPLADAGPTLTETLDAYLDCGGAIEACARKLFVHPNTVRYRLRRIADFTGRDPTLPRDAYVLRVAATVGHLAYQAQHSSLASDIVTPVTRPIEKELVVPSKTVPSG, from the coding sequence GTGCCTGACAAGAAGCTTCCGGCGCCGCGGTCGACGCTGGAACTGCTGGACAACGTGCCGGAGTCATTGCTGCGACGGCTGAAGCAGTATTCCGGACGGTTCTCCACCCAGGCGGTGGCGGCCATGCAAGACCGGTTGCCGTTCTTCGCCGAACTGGAAGCCTCTCAGCGGGCCAGCTTGGCGTTGGTGGTGCAGACCGCCGTGGCGAACTTCGTGGAGTGGATGACCGACCCGGACAGCAACGTCAACTACACCGCCCGCGCGTTCGAACTGATGCCGCAGGACCTCACCCGGCGGATGCCCTTGCGCCATTCCGTGGACATGGTGCGGGTGACCATGGAGTACTTCGAAGAGGTCGCTCCGCTGCTGACCCGGGACGAAGAGCAGCTGACCGCGCTGACGCTGGGGATTCTCAAGTACAGCCGCGATCTGGCGTTCAGTGCCGCCACCGCCTACGCCGATGCGGCCGAGGCACGCGGCACCTGGGACAGCCGAATGGAGGCAAGCGTCGTGGACGCCGTGGTGCGCGGCGACACCGGCCCCGAGCTGTTGTCCCGCGCGGCGGCACTGAACTGGGACACCACCGCACCGGCGACGGTCGTCGTGGGCACGCCGCCGGCGGGCCAGGAAAGCAGCGCCAGCCAAGACGTTCGCGACATCGCCACCCACCACGGCCGCGCCGCGCTCACCGACGTGCACGGCACGTATCTGGTGGCGATCGTCTCCGGCCAGCTGACACAGACCGACAAGGTTTTCGGCGCCCTGCTCGACGCCTTCTCCGACGGGCCGGTGGTGATCGGCCCGACGGCGCCGATGCTGACCGCCGCCTATCACAGCGCCAGCGAGGCGATTTCCGGGATGAACGCCGTAGCCGGCTGGCAGGGCGCGCCACGGCCGGTGCTGGCGCGCGAGCTGCTACCCGAGCGGGCGTTGATGGGCGACGCGTCGGCCGTCGCGGCGTTGCACACCGACGTGATGCGCCCGTTGGCCGACGCGGGACCCACGCTCACCGAGACGCTCGACGCGTATCTCGACTGCGGCGGCGCGATCGAAGCCTGCGCCCGCAAGTTGTTCGTTCATCCAAACACCGTGCGCTACCGATTGCGCCGGATCGCCGACTTCACCGGGCGTGATCCCACCCTGCCGCGCGACGCCTACGTCCTCCGCGTGGCCGCCACCGTCGGCCATCTCGCATACCAAGCGCAGCATTCCAGCCTCGCAAGTGACATCGTGACGCCCGTCACGCGACCGATCGAAAAAGAGTTGGTGGTGCCGTCCAAGACGGTCCCGAGCGGGTGA
- a CDS encoding FAD-dependent monooxygenase, whose protein sequence is MDTKHVPVLIVGAGAAGVATSALLAKHGVSSLLVEKRREIFVYPKARNLSFRSLEILRRLGLADEVHAVADRVSDMVVKPTLNSAEEGMAIDIGAVFADLDELSPEPAAQYCPQSSLEPMLLTETRRRGNEVRYGTELSSFEQDDSGVTAVLRDVDSGESTTVRADYLIAADGVHSGIRAALAITTSGHGALPIFVVFIYFRAAWRTFVPHLSEGDAVQVKNADVDGIFLVAKDDLGMFITTYFPGRGETAAQFTPQYCRDVLTKAVGERIDFEIIEVAAWQPYEQVADQFDCGRVLLVGDCAHTMPPFKAGGANTAIQSADNLAWKLAAVLKGCAGPALLATYHAERHPVGRFAARQSLTGPTVGLLRLEDEGPGLPPDEEASMFSLLIGYQYRSAAIVFDYPAAGDPDAVSLVDELRGQPGTRVPHVWVRDRGRRVSTLNLLGSDFTLFTGDDGAPWMTAAKAVSAALGVPIEVHRIDTEGAWAQVTGLGPAGALLVRPDDFIGWRTDRLPVDPEGELRQAMSAILARS, encoded by the coding sequence ATGGATACCAAGCACGTCCCGGTGCTGATCGTCGGCGCCGGCGCCGCCGGTGTGGCCACCTCGGCGCTGCTGGCCAAACACGGGGTCAGTTCACTGCTGGTGGAGAAGCGGCGCGAGATCTTCGTCTACCCGAAGGCGCGCAACCTGAGCTTTCGCAGCTTGGAGATCCTCCGCCGCCTCGGCCTGGCGGACGAGGTCCACGCGGTGGCCGACCGGGTGTCGGACATGGTCGTCAAGCCGACGCTGAACAGCGCGGAAGAAGGAATGGCCATCGACATCGGCGCGGTTTTCGCCGATCTCGACGAGCTGAGCCCCGAGCCTGCCGCGCAATACTGCCCGCAAAGCAGCCTCGAGCCGATGCTGCTCACCGAAACCCGCCGGCGCGGCAACGAAGTCCGCTACGGGACGGAATTGAGCTCCTTCGAGCAGGACGATTCCGGCGTGACGGCGGTGCTCCGCGACGTGGATTCCGGCGAGTCCACGACGGTGCGCGCCGACTATCTGATCGCCGCGGACGGTGTGCACAGCGGGATCCGTGCGGCCCTGGCCATCACCACGTCCGGACACGGCGCGCTGCCGATCTTCGTGGTGTTCATCTACTTTCGCGCAGCCTGGCGGACCTTCGTGCCGCACCTCAGCGAGGGCGATGCGGTGCAGGTCAAAAACGCTGACGTCGACGGAATCTTCCTGGTGGCCAAGGACGACCTCGGCATGTTCATCACCACATATTTTCCCGGTAGGGGAGAGACCGCGGCGCAATTCACCCCCCAGTACTGCCGTGATGTGCTTACCAAGGCCGTCGGCGAGCGCATCGACTTCGAGATCATCGAGGTCGCGGCGTGGCAGCCATACGAGCAGGTGGCCGACCAATTCGATTGCGGGAGAGTACTTCTCGTCGGTGACTGTGCGCACACCATGCCGCCGTTCAAGGCCGGGGGAGCCAACACCGCCATTCAAAGCGCAGACAACCTGGCCTGGAAGCTGGCCGCGGTGTTGAAGGGGTGTGCGGGCCCGGCGCTGCTCGCGACCTATCACGCCGAGCGGCATCCGGTCGGCCGGTTCGCCGCTCGCCAGTCGCTCACCGGGCCGACAGTAGGTTTACTCCGGCTGGAGGACGAAGGTCCGGGGCTGCCGCCGGACGAGGAAGCGTCGATGTTCTCGCTGTTGATCGGCTACCAATACCGCTCGGCCGCAATCGTTTTCGATTATCCCGCGGCCGGCGACCCGGACGCGGTGTCATTGGTGGACGAACTGCGTGGCCAACCCGGCACCCGGGTCCCGCATGTCTGGGTGCGCGACCGCGGCCGCAGGGTGTCGACGCTCAACCTGCTCGGCTCCGATTTCACGTTGTTCACCGGCGACGACGGAGCGCCGTGGATGACTGCGGCGAAAGCAGTGTCCGCGGCACTGGGTGTTCCCATCGAGGTGCACCGGATCGACACGGAAGGGGCATGGGCGCAGGTCACCGGGCTCGGGCCTGCTGGCGCCTTGTTGGTGCGGCCCGACGATTTCATCGGCTGGCGCACCGACCGGCTACCCGTCGACCCTGAAGGCGAGCTCCGCCAAGCGATGTCGGCCATCCTCGCCAGGAGCTAG
- a CDS encoding ACP S-malonyltransferase encodes MIALLAPGQGSQTEGMLSPWLELPGAADRLSAWSTAGGLDLARLGTTASTEEITNTAIAQPLIVAATLLAHEELTRHGLSADNNAVVAGHSVGEIAAYAIAGVISADDAVALAATRGAEMAKACATEPTGMSAVLGGDEAEVLARLEELDLVPANRNAAGQIVAAGRLNALEKLAEDPPAKARVRALGVAGAFHTEFMASALDGYAAAAQNVTTAEPTAVLLSNRDGQPVSSASDAMDKLVAQLTRPVRWDLCSETLRQREVTAIVEFPPAGALSGIAKRELRGVPTRAIKTPADLDGLTEL; translated from the coding sequence GTGATTGCGTTACTCGCGCCCGGACAAGGGTCGCAGACCGAGGGCATGCTGTCGCCGTGGCTGGAACTGCCTGGCGCCGCGGACCGGCTGTCGGCATGGTCGACGGCCGGCGGACTGGACCTCGCACGGCTGGGCACCACCGCCTCGACCGAGGAAATCACCAACACCGCGATCGCCCAGCCCCTGATCGTCGCCGCCACGCTGCTGGCCCACGAGGAGTTGACTCGCCACGGCCTGTCGGCCGACAACAATGCCGTCGTGGCCGGCCACTCGGTCGGCGAAATCGCCGCCTACGCAATCGCCGGGGTGATCTCCGCCGACGACGCCGTGGCGCTGGCCGCGACCCGCGGTGCCGAAATGGCCAAGGCCTGCGCCACCGAGCCGACCGGCATGTCCGCGGTGCTCGGCGGCGACGAGGCCGAGGTGCTTGCCCGGCTCGAGGAGCTCGACCTGGTGCCGGCCAACCGCAATGCTGCGGGTCAGATCGTGGCCGCCGGACGGCTCAATGCGCTGGAAAAGCTCGCCGAAGACCCACCGGCCAAGGCGCGGGTGCGTGCCCTCGGCGTCGCCGGCGCCTTCCACACCGAGTTCATGGCGTCGGCCCTCGACGGCTACGCCGCCGCGGCGCAGAACGTGACGACCGCCGAGCCGACCGCCGTCCTGCTGTCCAACCGCGACGGCCAGCCGGTGAGCTCCGCGAGTGACGCGATGGACAAACTCGTCGCGCAGTTGACCCGTCCGGTCCGTTGGGACCTGTGCTCCGAGACGCTCCGTCAGCGCGAAGTCACGGCGATCGTGGAGTTTCCGCCCGCCGGAGCGCTGTCCGGCATCGCCAAGCGTGAACTTCGCGGGGTTCCGACGCGCGCCATCAAGACACCCGCAGACCTGGATGGTTTGACGGAGCTCTAA
- a CDS encoding acyl-CoA carboxylase subunit beta — protein MTTLVPEAIDESLDPRDPLLRLSRFFDPGTLELLHERDRSGVLAAGGTVNGLRTIAFATDGTVMGGAMGLEGCTHIVNAYDTAIEEQSPIVGIWHSGGARLAEGVKALHAVGLVFEAMIRASGYVPQISVVVGFAAGGAAYGPALTDVVVMAPEGRVFVTGPDVVRSVTGEDVDMASLGGPDTHHKKSGVCHIVADDESDAYERGRRLVGLFCQQGHFDRSKAEAHDTDLHALLPDSPRRAYEVRPLVTALLDDDAPFEEFQAKWAPSMVVGLGRLSGRSVGVLANNPLRLGGCLNSESAEKAARFVRLCDAFGIPLIVIVDVPGYLPGVDQEWGGVVRRGAKLLHAFGEATVPRVTLVTRKIYGGAYIAMNSRSLGATKVFAWPDAEVAVMGAKAAVGILHKKKLAAAPDHEREALHDELAAEHERIAGGVDNAIEIGVVDEKIDPAHTRSKLTEALAQAPARRGRHKNIPL, from the coding sequence ATGACCACCTTGGTCCCCGAGGCGATCGACGAGTCACTCGATCCGCGCGATCCGCTGCTGCGACTGAGCCGGTTCTTCGACCCCGGCACCCTCGAACTGCTGCACGAGCGCGACCGCTCTGGCGTGCTGGCGGCCGGCGGTACCGTCAACGGGCTGCGCACCATTGCGTTCGCCACCGACGGGACCGTGATGGGCGGCGCGATGGGCCTCGAGGGTTGCACCCACATCGTCAACGCCTACGACACCGCCATCGAGGAGCAAAGCCCGATCGTGGGTATCTGGCACTCCGGCGGCGCACGGCTGGCCGAGGGTGTGAAGGCGTTACATGCGGTCGGCCTGGTGTTCGAGGCGATGATCCGGGCTTCGGGCTACGTACCGCAGATCTCGGTCGTGGTGGGTTTCGCCGCGGGCGGCGCGGCCTACGGGCCTGCGCTCACCGACGTCGTCGTCATGGCGCCCGAGGGCCGCGTGTTCGTCACCGGTCCCGACGTGGTGCGCAGTGTCACCGGCGAAGACGTGGACATGGCTTCGCTGGGTGGCCCTGACACGCACCACAAGAAGTCCGGGGTGTGCCACATCGTCGCCGACGACGAGTCCGACGCCTATGAGCGCGGCCGCCGGCTGGTCGGATTGTTCTGCCAGCAAGGACATTTCGACCGCAGCAAGGCCGAGGCGCACGACACCGATCTGCACGCGTTGCTGCCGGATTCGCCGCGGCGGGCCTACGAGGTGCGTCCGCTGGTCACCGCATTACTCGACGACGATGCCCCGTTCGAAGAGTTCCAGGCCAAGTGGGCGCCGTCGATGGTGGTCGGCCTGGGCCGGTTGTCTGGACGCTCGGTGGGCGTGCTGGCGAACAACCCGCTACGGCTCGGCGGCTGCCTCAACTCCGAAAGTGCCGAGAAGGCAGCACGTTTCGTACGACTGTGCGACGCATTCGGCATCCCGCTGATCGTGATCGTCGATGTGCCGGGCTACCTGCCCGGTGTTGACCAGGAGTGGGGCGGCGTCGTTCGCCGCGGCGCCAAGCTGCTGCACGCATTCGGCGAGGCCACCGTTCCGCGCGTCACCCTGGTCACCCGAAAGATCTACGGCGGGGCATACATCGCGATGAACTCGCGGTCGCTGGGCGCCACCAAGGTGTTCGCCTGGCCCGACGCCGAGGTCGCCGTGATGGGCGCCAAAGCGGCCGTCGGCATCCTGCACAAGAAGAAGCTGGCCGCCGCGCCCGACCACGAGCGCGAAGCGCTGCACGACGAGCTCGCCGCCGAGCACGAGCGGATCGCCGGTGGGGTGGACAACGCCATCGAGATCGGCGTGGTCGACGAGAAGATCGATCCCGCCCACACCCGCAGCAAGCTCACCGAGGCACTGGCTCAGGCGCCGGCCCGGCGTGGGCGCCACAAGAACATCCCGCTGTAA
- a CDS encoding TetR/AcrR family transcriptional regulator → MNQAAERPARSPGRLDRSLDTAILEATLAGVAEHGYDRLSMDDIASRAGVGKAAIYRRWSSKAVVVADAIAHWRRRHGPVEPPDTGSLHGDIEALVAAVPDFDAADISTIQVIVGVATAAMHNPVLAAALDDLVLSTPRHVVRAVLDHAVARGEIPAGRDLSLIPDVALGLNVLRVMTGRPIDRVYVRRVLEDVILPLAGAASP, encoded by the coding sequence ATGAACCAGGCGGCTGAACGACCGGCGCGAAGCCCCGGACGCCTCGATCGGTCTTTGGACACGGCCATCCTCGAGGCGACGTTGGCCGGTGTGGCCGAGCATGGTTATGACCGGCTGAGCATGGACGACATCGCGTCCCGCGCCGGCGTCGGCAAGGCTGCGATCTATCGCCGTTGGTCGTCGAAGGCCGTCGTGGTCGCCGATGCAATCGCCCACTGGCGGCGACGGCACGGTCCCGTCGAGCCGCCCGACACCGGTAGCCTTCACGGCGACATCGAGGCGCTGGTCGCGGCCGTGCCCGACTTCGATGCGGCTGATATCAGCACCATTCAGGTGATCGTCGGGGTCGCGACGGCGGCGATGCACAATCCGGTCCTGGCGGCTGCTCTGGACGATCTCGTGCTGTCCACGCCGCGGCATGTGGTTCGAGCCGTGCTCGACCACGCGGTGGCCCGCGGAGAGATCCCGGCCGGCCGCGATCTGAGTCTGATCCCCGATGTTGCCCTGGGTCTCAATGTGCTGCGGGTGATGACGGGCCGGCCGATCGACCGGGTGTACGTCCGGCGGGTGCTCGAGGACGTGATCTTGCCGCTTGCCGGCGCCGCTTCGCCGTAA
- the kasA gene encoding 3-oxoacyl-ACP synthase KasA — MTKPSTANGGYPNVVVTAVTATTSIAPDIEGTWKGLLAGESGIHVLEDEFVTKWDLPVKIGGHLKESPDDHMGRLDMRRMSYVQRMAKHISGQLWESAGSPEVDPDRFAVVVGTGLGGAEKIVETYDLMNEGGPRKVSPLAVQMIMPNGAAAVVGLQLGARAGVITPVSACSSGSEAIAHAWRQIVMGDADFAVCGGVEGNIEALPIAAFSMMRAMSTNNDNPEGASRPFDKNRDGFVFGEAGAMMIIETEEHAKARGAKPLARLLGAGITSDAFHMVAPAADGLRAGKAMARSLELAGISAKDIDHINAHATATPIGDTAEANAIRAAGCEHAAIYAPKGALGHSIGAVGALESVLTVLTLRDGVIPPTLNYETPDPEINLDVVAGEPRYGDYQYAINNSFGFGGHNVALAFGRY, encoded by the coding sequence GTGACCAAACCTTCCACTGCTAACGGCGGTTACCCCAATGTGGTGGTAACCGCCGTCACGGCGACGACATCGATCGCGCCTGACATCGAGGGCACGTGGAAGGGTTTGCTGGCCGGCGAGAGCGGCATCCACGTGCTCGAAGACGAGTTCGTGACCAAGTGGGACCTGCCGGTGAAGATCGGTGGGCACCTCAAAGAATCGCCCGACGATCACATGGGCCGCCTCGACATGCGCCGGATGTCCTACGTCCAGCGGATGGCCAAGCACATCAGCGGTCAGCTCTGGGAGAGCGCCGGTAGCCCGGAGGTCGACCCGGACCGTTTCGCGGTCGTGGTCGGCACCGGTCTCGGTGGCGCCGAGAAGATCGTCGAGACCTACGACCTGATGAACGAGGGCGGGCCCCGCAAGGTGTCGCCGCTGGCCGTGCAGATGATCATGCCCAACGGCGCTGCGGCCGTCGTCGGTCTCCAGCTCGGCGCCCGCGCCGGCGTGATCACCCCGGTGTCGGCCTGTTCGTCGGGCTCGGAGGCCATTGCGCACGCGTGGCGTCAAATCGTGATGGGCGACGCGGACTTCGCCGTCTGCGGTGGCGTCGAGGGCAACATCGAGGCACTGCCGATCGCGGCGTTCTCGATGATGCGCGCGATGTCGACCAATAACGACAACCCCGAGGGCGCGTCTCGTCCGTTCGACAAGAACCGCGACGGGTTCGTCTTCGGCGAGGCCGGCGCGATGATGATCATCGAGACCGAGGAACACGCCAAGGCCCGTGGTGCCAAGCCGCTGGCCCGGTTGCTCGGTGCGGGCATCACGTCGGACGCCTTCCACATGGTGGCCCCGGCCGCTGATGGTCTGCGTGCCGGAAAGGCGATGGCGCGCTCCTTGGAGCTTGCGGGCATCTCGGCCAAGGACATCGACCACATCAACGCCCACGCGACCGCCACTCCGATCGGCGACACGGCGGAGGCCAACGCTATCCGGGCGGCCGGCTGCGAACATGCGGCCATCTACGCGCCCAAGGGCGCGCTGGGCCACTCCATCGGCGCGGTGGGTGCTCTGGAGTCGGTGTTGACGGTGCTCACGCTGCGAGACGGCGTGATTCCGCCGACACTTAACTACGAGACACCTGATCCCGAGATCAACCTCGATGTTGTTGCGGGCGAGCCACGTTACGGCGACTACCAGTACGCCATCAACAACTCGTTCGGCTTCGGCGGACACAACGTCGCGTTGGCCTTCGGGCGGTACTGA
- the kasB gene encoding 3-oxoacyl-ACP synthase KasB, which yields MSTASTLATGNGFPNVVVTGIAMTTALASDAETTWKLLLDGQSGIRTLEDPFVEEFDLPVRIGGHLLEEFDSQLTRVENRRMGYLQKMATVLGRRVWENAGSPEADTNRLAVSIGTGMGSSEELVLAYDDMRVRGMRAVSPLAVQMYMPNGAAAAVGLQRQAKAGVLTPVSACASGSEGIARAWQQIVLGEADIAVCGGVETKIEAVPIAGFAQMRIVMSTTNDDPAGACRPFDKDRNGFVFGEGGALMVIETEEHAKARGANILARLMGASVTSDGFHMVAPDPNGERAGHAMTRAIQLAGLTPADIHHVNAHATGTSVGDVAEGKAINNALGPHGGNAVVFAPKGALGHSVGAVGAVESILTVLALRDQIVPATLNLVNLDPEVDLDVVAGQPRAGDYQYAINNSFGFGGHNVALTFGRY from the coding sequence ATGTCAACAGCGTCGACGTTGGCCACAGGCAACGGTTTCCCCAACGTAGTCGTCACCGGTATCGCGATGACGACCGCATTGGCATCGGATGCCGAGACCACCTGGAAGCTGCTGCTGGACGGGCAAAGTGGAATCCGCACGCTCGAAGACCCCTTCGTCGAGGAGTTCGACCTGCCGGTTCGTATCGGTGGACATCTGCTCGAGGAGTTCGATAGTCAGTTGACGCGGGTCGAAAACCGCCGGATGGGCTACCTGCAGAAGATGGCCACCGTGCTGGGCCGTCGGGTGTGGGAGAACGCGGGATCACCCGAGGCGGACACCAACCGGTTGGCAGTGTCGATCGGGACCGGCATGGGCTCGAGCGAAGAGCTGGTGCTGGCCTATGACGACATGCGGGTGCGCGGTATGCGGGCCGTGTCGCCGCTGGCCGTGCAGATGTACATGCCCAACGGCGCCGCCGCGGCGGTCGGGCTGCAGCGGCAGGCCAAGGCTGGGGTGCTGACCCCGGTGTCGGCCTGCGCATCCGGTTCGGAGGGCATCGCGCGGGCCTGGCAGCAGATCGTGCTCGGCGAAGCCGACATCGCGGTCTGCGGCGGCGTCGAGACCAAGATCGAGGCGGTGCCGATCGCCGGGTTCGCCCAGATGCGCATCGTGATGTCGACCACCAACGACGACCCGGCCGGTGCGTGCCGCCCGTTCGACAAAGACCGGAACGGTTTCGTGTTCGGCGAGGGCGGCGCGCTGATGGTCATCGAGACCGAGGAGCACGCCAAGGCTCGCGGCGCCAACATCCTGGCCCGGCTGATGGGCGCCAGCGTCACCTCGGACGGCTTCCACATGGTGGCGCCGGACCCCAACGGCGAGCGGGCGGGACACGCGATGACGCGGGCGATCCAGCTCGCCGGCCTCACCCCGGCCGACATCCATCACGTCAACGCCCACGCCACCGGGACGTCGGTCGGCGACGTGGCCGAAGGTAAAGCCATCAACAACGCACTCGGCCCGCACGGCGGAAACGCAGTGGTCTTCGCGCCCAAGGGTGCGCTCGGCCACTCGGTCGGTGCGGTCGGCGCGGTGGAGTCGATCCTGACCGTGCTGGCGCTGCGCGATCAGATCGTCCCGGCCACCTTGAACCTGGTGAACCTCGATCCGGAGGTCGACCTGGATGTGGTGGCAGGTCAGCCCCGAGCAGGCGATTACCAGTACGCGATCAACAACTCGTTCGGATTTGGCGGGCACAACGTGGCCCTCACCTTCGGTCGCTACTGA